The following are encoded together in the Hydractinia symbiolongicarpus strain clone_291-10 chromosome 14, HSymV2.1, whole genome shotgun sequence genome:
- the LOC130625452 gene encoding uncharacterized protein LOC130625452 isoform X1: MGSQQKEYLSSIGWEDSWIFKENFPSVTRVGDPKKITNGVIFALLNKFSQSFLVLYSFVQLLLPVGFDLPPFNTFKNLAKMCRKNMLKKDSKIRNKDLPFFPTVQLSRAPNPPSPDPFATERIRYETRLQDFLNRNQQLSAENGQLVEKIDDLTSRLSKLEAEFQTLRDRNETLQSHLGQVSGTLKGKDVYLTEISNKLASTQKKFATASKTIKGLRQSTFQAKASLCRCSGRDDHDLIFVKSYEAENSSIFEGIFITKDGGPLKHKTTFVNLGRRGKSNSELSQRELRRRSNLCMRVLSFVSGDGKVEEVSMLLMNLLQKIPSLAHIAAEMSGIIKPLSPSDAVQLRCLLRMPTAAFRRLRCVLTNLGAPILPSEPKMRVEQVKLTKHANENTVSVKLVDLFASADDSSCSPTPVLRVTDLKQYVTDVFVDLKTRNHVRFDDFGGDIWIVFGGDKVPVNKFSSFSKFKISITIKVFYKQ, translated from the exons ATGGGATCTCAACAGAAGGAATACTTGAGTTCCATTGGGTGGGAGGATTCCTGgatttttaaggaaaattttcCTTCTGTAACTAGGGTGGGggatccaaaaaaaattacaaatggtGTAATTTTTGCTTTACTTAATAAATTTAGCCagagttttttagttttgtataGTTTTGTACAGCTTTTGCTCCCAGTAGGTTTTGATTTGCCTCCTTttaatacatttaaaaatttggctaAGATGTGtagaaaaaacatgttaaaaaaagaTTCAAAAATCAGAAACAAAGATTTGCCTTTTTTCCCGACCGTACAACTGTCGCGCGCGCCAAATCCACCATCTCCCGATCCCTTCGCTACTGAAAGAATCAGATATGAAACAAGGcttcaagattttttaaataggaATCAGCAGTTATCTGCTGAAAATGGCCAGTTGGTGGAAAAAATTGATGACTTAACGTCTCGGTTAAGTAAACTTGAAGCTGAGTTTCAGACTTTGCGGGATAGGAATGAGACCTTGCAGTCTCATTTAGGCCAGGTTAGTGGCACTTTGAAGGGTAAGGACGTGTATCTCACGGAAATTTCTAATAAGTTAGCATCCACGCAAAAAAAGTTCGCGACAGCCTCAAAAACTATCAAGGGTCTACGTCAGTCTACTTTTCAGGCTAAAGCTTCTTTGTGTCGTTGTAGTGGGAGAGATGACCACGATCTCATTTTTGTTAAGTCGTATGAGGCCGAAAATTCCTCCATATTTGAAggtatttttataacaaaagatGGAGGTCCCCTTAAACATAAGACTACTTTTGTCAACTTAGGCAGGCGTGGTAAGTCCAACTCAGAATTGTCACAACGCGAGCTGCGTAGGAGATCCAACCTGTGCATGCGCGTGCTTAGTTTCGTTTCAGGTGATGGGAAGGTGGAAGAAGTTTCGATGCTTTTGATGAATCTGCTGCAGAAGATCCCGTCTCTTGCACATATAGCTGCAGAGATGTCAGGTATTATCAAACCTCTGTCTCCCTCTGATGCTGTCCAACTAAGGTGCCTTTTAAGGATGCCCACTGCTGCATTTCGTAGGTTAAGGTGTGTTTTAACAAATCTTGGTGCTCCTATTTTGCCATCTGAGCCCAAGATGAGAGTTGAGCAAGTGAAGCTGACAAAACATGCAAATGAGAACACTGTTTCTGTGAAGCTAGTTGATCTCTTTGCTAGTGCGGATGATTCTTCCTGCTCGCCTACTCCTGTACTAAGGGTCACTGACTTGAAACAATATGTTACTGATGTTTTTGTAGATCTTAAGACACGTAATCATGTGCGTTTTGATGACTTTGGTGGAGATATTTGGATTGTTTTTGGAGGGGACAAAG TTCCAGTAAACAAGTTCAGTTccttttcaaagtttaaaattagtATTACGATCAAAGTTTTCTACAAACAGTAA
- the LOC130625451 gene encoding uncharacterized protein LOC130625451 → MKFYFEFVNSVSSGSVYDVHMFCLYQASDCRQNMARVLRPFRDVIIEMQQSEFRMDRHKVKVFLGGDFHFIDDVLGHQGSSASYPSVKDYVELTHLQNHRGLPHTPFHCDIARRTVKDLEASYFENLAEDRTGGLRKTGKYHESIVGDVIFPITDLSRVVPPVLHIVLGITLKLYELLLKCVRRLDACDDMPSDRSDNIEWVTKSVELRESEQSLRQLGGEYVDLANLTDRLSAGLRHDFGELENISKNSSGKKRFAVNKDFGSCAAEVCLITRFDTDVNWVLCDTCEKWSHQVCELFGESEEITLERFTCLKCSGIGRLDLHPHLEKRIDDLRERRVTLDDSILELELRCKVLQTKCEETMGHREKQLLQCLDDIKVARQAYHGNVFVGNHCKVVLRNHARLCEVIADNADLHERFLCVFGLFNQIQPLLFCKRFLTDPEIDALERFCNSFGEAFPKHFPEETITRKLHELVFDVPRFAKMHRTLGLLSEEEGESLHNSVNKEVRQLYGVRDQDLKLTLLLQRQELWSKANRKLQIGVERVCVPCKGNGQKSFYRKGKCPCCGHCK, encoded by the coding sequence ATGAAATTTTACTTTGAATTTGTTAATAGTGTTTCTTCTGGTTCTGTTTATGATGTACATATGTTTTGTTTGTATCAGGCTTCAGATTGTCGTCAGAACATGGCCCGTGTTCTACGACCCTTTCGTGATGTGATTATAGAAATGCAGCAGTCAGAATTCCGTATGGATAGGCATAAGGTTAAGGTTTTTCTTGGAGGTGATTTTCATTTCATCGATGATGTTCTTGGTCACCAGGGTTCGTCTGCTTCGTACCCTAGTGTAAAGGACTATGTTGAATTAACTCACCTTCAAAACCACCGTGGGTTACCTCACACGCCTTTTCATTGTGACATAGCTCGTAGAACTGTTAAAGATCTTGAGGCTAGTTACTTTGAAAACTTGGCCGAGGATCGCACTGGTGGTTTAAGAAAAACTGGTAAGTATCATGAATCTATTGTGGGTGATGTCATTTTTCCTATTACGGATCTAAGCAGAGTCGTTCCACCCGTTTTGCATATTGTATTAGGCATCACCCTTAAGCTGTATGAGCTGTTGTTGAAGTGTGTGCGCAGGTTGGATGCATGCGACGATATGCCCAGCGATAGGTCCGATAATATTGAATGGGTGACGAAAAGCGTAGAGCTGCGGGAGAGCGAACAATCCTTAAGGCAATTAGGGGGTGAATACGTAGACCTGGCCAATTTGACAGACAGGTTAAGTGCAGGGCTAAGACATGATTTTGGTGAACTTGAAAACATCTCTAAAAACTCCTCAGGAAAAAAAAGGTttgcagtaaataaagattttggaTCGTGCGCTGCAGAGGTTTGCTTAATAACAAGGTTTGATACTGATGTTAATTGGGTATTATGTGACACATGTGAAAAATGGTCACATCAAGTTTGTGAATTGTTTGGGGAATCTGAAGAGATAACTCTTGAGAGATTTACGTGCCTAAAATGTTCAGGAATAGGTCGATTAGATCTTCATCCACATTTGGAAAAGAGAATTGATGATCTAAGGGAACGCCGTGTTACTCTTGACGATTCCATTTTAGAATTGGAACTTAGGTGTAAGGTCCTTCAGACTAAGTGTGAAGAAACCATGGGACATCGGGAGAAGCAACTTCTCCAATGCcttgatgacatcaaggttGCACGACAAGCATACCATGGTAATGTATTTGTTGGCAATCATTGCAAAGTTGTTCTGAGAAATCATGCTCGACTTTGTGAGGTGATTGCTGACAATGCAGATCTTCACGAACGATTTCTCTGTGTGTTTGGTTTATTTAATCAGATTCAACCACTTCTTTTTTGTAAACGATTTTTAACCGATCCCGAAATAGATGCCTTAGAGAGATTTTGTAATTCATTTGGTGAGGCCTTTCCAAAACACTTTCCTGAGGAGACTATTACACGCAAACTACATGAGTTAGTTTTTGATGTGCCACGATTTGCAAAAATGCATCGGACTTTAGGACTTTTGAGTGAAGAGGAGGGTGAGAGCTTGCACAACTCAGTCAATAAGGAAGTAAGACAGTTGTACGGGGTTCGAGATCAGGACCTGAAGCTAACGTTGTTACTGCAACGTCAGGAATTGTGGAGCAAGGCCAATAGGAAGCTTCAGATAGGGGTAGAGCGTGTGTGTGTTCCTTGCAAGGGGAACGGACAGAAAAGTTTTTATAGGAAGGGTAAGTGTCCTTGTTGTGGCCACTGTAAATAA
- the LOC130625452 gene encoding uncharacterized protein LOC130625452 isoform X2 — protein sequence MGSQQKEYLSSIGWEDSWIFKENFPSVTRVGDPKKITNGVIFALLNKFSQSFLVLYSFVQLLLPVGFDLPPFNTFKNLAKMCRKNMLKKDSKIRNKDLPFFPTVQLSRAPNPPSPDPFATERIRYETRLQDFLNRNQQLSAENGQLVEKIDDLTSRLSKLEAEFQTLRDRNETLQSHLGQVSGTLKGKDVYLTEISNKLASTQKKFATASKTIKGLRQSTFQAKASLCRCSGRDDHDLIFVKSYEAENSSIFEGIFITKDGGPLKHKTTFVNLGRRGKSNSELSQRELRRRSNLCMRVLSFVSGDGKVEEVSMLLMNLLQKIPSLAHIAAEMSGIIKPLSPSDAVQLRCLLRMPTAAFRRLRCVLTNLGAPILPSEPKMRVEQVKLTKHANENTVSVKLVDLFASADDSSCSPTPVLRVTDLKQYVTDVFVDLKTRNHVRFDDFGGDIWIVFGGDKGDFCMEDFED from the exons ATGGGATCTCAACAGAAGGAATACTTGAGTTCCATTGGGTGGGAGGATTCCTGgatttttaaggaaaattttcCTTCTGTAACTAGGGTGGGggatccaaaaaaaattacaaatggtGTAATTTTTGCTTTACTTAATAAATTTAGCCagagttttttagttttgtataGTTTTGTACAGCTTTTGCTCCCAGTAGGTTTTGATTTGCCTCCTTttaatacatttaaaaatttggctaAGATGTGtagaaaaaacatgttaaaaaaagaTTCAAAAATCAGAAACAAAGATTTGCCTTTTTTCCCGACCGTACAACTGTCGCGCGCGCCAAATCCACCATCTCCCGATCCCTTCGCTACTGAAAGAATCAGATATGAAACAAGGcttcaagattttttaaataggaATCAGCAGTTATCTGCTGAAAATGGCCAGTTGGTGGAAAAAATTGATGACTTAACGTCTCGGTTAAGTAAACTTGAAGCTGAGTTTCAGACTTTGCGGGATAGGAATGAGACCTTGCAGTCTCATTTAGGCCAGGTTAGTGGCACTTTGAAGGGTAAGGACGTGTATCTCACGGAAATTTCTAATAAGTTAGCATCCACGCAAAAAAAGTTCGCGACAGCCTCAAAAACTATCAAGGGTCTACGTCAGTCTACTTTTCAGGCTAAAGCTTCTTTGTGTCGTTGTAGTGGGAGAGATGACCACGATCTCATTTTTGTTAAGTCGTATGAGGCCGAAAATTCCTCCATATTTGAAggtatttttataacaaaagatGGAGGTCCCCTTAAACATAAGACTACTTTTGTCAACTTAGGCAGGCGTGGTAAGTCCAACTCAGAATTGTCACAACGCGAGCTGCGTAGGAGATCCAACCTGTGCATGCGCGTGCTTAGTTTCGTTTCAGGTGATGGGAAGGTGGAAGAAGTTTCGATGCTTTTGATGAATCTGCTGCAGAAGATCCCGTCTCTTGCACATATAGCTGCAGAGATGTCAGGTATTATCAAACCTCTGTCTCCCTCTGATGCTGTCCAACTAAGGTGCCTTTTAAGGATGCCCACTGCTGCATTTCGTAGGTTAAGGTGTGTTTTAACAAATCTTGGTGCTCCTATTTTGCCATCTGAGCCCAAGATGAGAGTTGAGCAAGTGAAGCTGACAAAACATGCAAATGAGAACACTGTTTCTGTGAAGCTAGTTGATCTCTTTGCTAGTGCGGATGATTCTTCCTGCTCGCCTACTCCTGTACTAAGGGTCACTGACTTGAAACAATATGTTACTGATGTTTTTGTAGATCTTAAGACACGTAATCATGTGCGTTTTGATGACTTTGGTGGAGATATTTGGATTGTTTTTGGAGGGGACAAAGGTG atttCTGCATGGAAGACTTCGAAGATTAA